The window CTGTTCACTGTGGTGAATTTTTGTAGCCATAAGGACCTCCCAGTCTTGGTGCCTAACAATAATGTTAACACGAAGCCATTGCACAATTTGTCGTTATGGCACGATTCTTCAAGTTCGGTTGTCCTGCATCGAAATAACGCTCATTCCTTTGAAGAGCTTCTGACTATACTCTCTAACAATGCAACATACTCTTCTAATTTGCTCAGGCCAAATTGTGTAATTGAATATACTGTCTGTTTCTTGCCATCAATAAGCCTTTTTCTTGATTCTACATAACCCCATTTCTGCAATTTTGATAACTGTACACTTATATTACCGTCAGTGGCTTTTGTAATGTTTTTTATTTCAGTGAAAGTCTTTTCTCTGTTAACTAAACAGCTTATTAAAGACAACCTTAAAGGAAGCGTAAATG is drawn from Dethiobacter alkaliphilus AHT 1 and contains these coding sequences:
- a CDS encoding transcriptional regulator yields the protein MNPINIPEAFTLPLRLSLISCLVNREKTFTEIKNITKATDGNISVQLSKLQKWGYVESRKRLIDGKKQTVYSITQFGLSKLEEYVALLESIVRSSSKE